The Neodiprion pinetum isolate iyNeoPine1 chromosome 5, iyNeoPine1.2, whole genome shotgun sequence genome segment atctttGTTGTTAACCCTTTAATTTAACTTTAAAACGATACTTTTTAAAAACAgagttttccaattttcatacCCAAATGAAAAGCTTTTCAAATGATGTTATCGAGGGAAAACTATTTTTAGTGTGCGGTATTAttgtacaaattatttcaggatttttaaattgaaattgaagaggatatttaaaaaaaagtagctGTTTCGTCGTTGCAGCAAATATGCCTTAAGCCTCGAACACATGATCTGCGGAGCTTGGCGTTCGGCACACGAGGAGTGCTTAATCAGGGTGCACCACCACCAGCGGCGGCAAAAACTCGCGGTTTTTGCGGCGCTCGTTAAACAgaggaattaatttttcaacctgcGTGTTTCCCAGCAGTGGCGAACCCTCGTTTGCAGTAAAACAATGTGGCATAGCCATGGCGTAGAGGCACACTCGGTCACGTGCCAAAGAGCAACCAAGAAACGGCAAATAGCGGTCATCCATCCCACTCCAGGTCAGTCGATTTACTCTTCTTACAGTCGGCCGGTGCCAATTTTTGCAAACTGCATCAGCCCGGGTGATGAAAAAAGAGCCGGCGCCGAGGGAAATGGAGCCTCGAATTTCGGCAGTGATCGAAAAAAGGAATTAACTTGACGCCGATACTGCAGATTGGTGTAGAATTATGCAAATGTCGATTTTTTGTCTCGAATAAGTATCGTAAATCCAAAGATTTTAGGAAAACACATGGCTCAGATTTATTAGGGTGATTTCTATTTTgagctttttcaaattttaagtCGGACACTGTCGAGATTAATATTAAattagtaaataaaaatctacTCCAAAGCACAGATTTATATCTCAGTTCTAAATCCTCTCTTCAAAGGTCTGCGAAGTTtgcaatttaaaatacacataTTTTTACTCAACTTTCAGTATATATTTAGTCGCCGGACGAATTGTTTGCAAAACAAATCTGTTACTTTGAGAAATCAGCGAGCATTGATTTGAGGTTTTCTACGTCAGTTGTACCCGATtagaattttacttttttgtgattttgatATCAGAGGACAATCGACACGATCAAATCATGAAATCAATTCACGATGCTGAtgttaattttcatcaaatgtagatataatttgtatattttgaaCGGCAAACTTCACAGACCTTGCGAGAGGGTTAATCAATGGATGAGACAGAGACGCGTGCTTTTGAGGAgatttcgatttatttattttggaaCCCAATTTCGGTGACGTTTTCCAATACGGTTGAAACTCATGTGCATCTcgagaagaaataaattgttatttccaTTCTATTGTGATCGGTTTCTGCGACATATAACGATCCCCTTGACGCGGCAAATATAATCCAGAGGTTAAGCAACGACGTCTAAGAGGACGTTTTTAACAATCCTCTCACGAGTTTGCACCCTCGTTACGCGTCGATTCGATTTAAGGCTGGCGGTACTGACATCGAGTGGTGAAAGTCAGCGTTCGGTCAGCCATACAGACTATTCGGTATAAGCCTGCGGCGACGGAAAAGCGTTGTAATTATACCCAGTCGAGATATATTTTGGGGTTTGATGGAATCCAGTGTTgggcaaaattgtaataaaaaattaacaattacaaatcactaaggataatttttaatgacattgaatttcattaaaattattttcagtaataataattgaatcggagttcagtgaaattacttttgataattgtatttGACTCAGAGTccatcgaaattatttccagtaattgtaattgaattgggtttcattaaaattacattgagtaatttgaatttaatcaaagtttatcaaaattactttcagtgattggaatttaatcagaaatcatttcaattatcctcagtgattgtaattaaatcagacattattaaaattcttttgagtaATTGTAAACCACACGATGTGgtccaattgaatttttttctctaacgttattcctgtgaaataataacaaatagacaaataaatttactccGTTTTTGGAGTATTCAAATGGTGTGATCGGAACGAGTCTTTTACAGTCAATATGTGAATGGGCTATGGTTATCAAAGTTTTTTGGGTAGCTGATCAAGGATTTcacattactttgaaaaattaatttgtttaaataatttcctcGACCAGTCAATGTGAATATGTAAGCTCCATGAAGTTCTCGAtgttttcggaatttgaaattatgttgagAATTCGACATTACGTTTCCAAAGGtaatttgttgaaataaattatgaaaaacaattgaaatttgaaaaaaaaacataatcatttccattaattgtaatggataacagaaaaattacaattgttccaagtaattgtaattagtagcaaaaaaattgcaattttttcaagtaattttaattgacaacaaaaaaattacaattatttcgagtaattgtagttgataatcataaaattacaattgtttataCTAACTGTAAttggtaaatcaaaatttataattatttcccgcaattgtaattagttactaaatattacagttattcacagtaattgtaatttacgggTAATGAAATGACGAAAGTAATTTCTGCTGCCCAATTCTGATGGAATCGGGGAGATTCAAGAAAAGCGACAAATCCTGGATCGAGGCTCTGAATTTACGtctctttatttatttcgcgTCACGATAAGCACATTTTATTACTTTCGTGGTATTAAGAttggtgaaaaacaattttaatttcacgaaATGCCTgtaattcatatttaattgaataaatattgaatgtGACTTTGCAAGGATAACAGTATTGTAGCTCTACACAAATATACGatatcataaataatataataatttctctttCATAAAAGGAACACATTTAttatgagagagagagagagtgagtgaTGTTCTGGTATATGGACGAGGTACTAAAAgacattaaataaaaataaaaattggaagGACGTTCGTGGAAtatcaatcaaattttttagaaatatcTTCAGATTCGcattttattctctttcaaaatttgctGCAACTCTACTGTATATATAGGTGATTCCGTGCGAACCAAAGCAACGTTTCACCTGCACCATTTTCGATTTCGTTCAAAATTTGTTCTGCAATCGTCCCAACGCTAAAACGGTaccctaattttttcagattcattTTAGAAAAcgttttttccaaaatcacttgaatatctataaataattaaacagttgaataaaatatctgtcaaaaaaaacaaaaaaaaaaaaaaaaaaaacggaaccGTTTAAGAGACTggaaaattgcagaaaatttcgcATGATGGAATTCGAACTAAGTTTCTAACAGAACGTAAAACTGTCCGAGAAAGCCAAAAGTGTACGCATAGTAACGTTATGTTAAGAAACATTCTTAATTTATCGCGCTTCGCTATCAGTAACGGTTAAAAGTTTTATAGATTTGCCGATAGAAGCGGGGATTAAACATGAAATCCAAATTCCCCGTCCAGATTAAATAACCCTCAACGTTTGGCGGGCGATAAAATTTCCGCCAGGTAAGCCAGACTCTCGTTGACAAGTGTACGCCGgtgaaaaaggtaaaaaataattaatatttgccAAAACGTTTCAACGACGTCGTTACCCGATCAACGGTGTCGGACTTTTTCGTATACTACACAACGGGATCAGGGTAAACCGAACCGTGTGGTTGACAATAATTGCCGTCGCATCGATATCGTTCTCGTGTGTATATAATCGTCGGGTTCATATTCGAAACGATTTATTGGTACGCGATTTGATACATGGTTAAAGTAGATAATATAAGCAACGCATCGTCGGTCGTTGGCCGATGTTACATTTCTTTAACTGCCGTCGACGTTTCTCACAGCAGCGATTAAGCTCGCCGATTTGTCGATTTCGTCCGGCGAGTCCTGACAGGTTCCTCGTGATCGAAGGACCTTCGGAAGTTCTTGCGCACGAATTTCCTCACCTCGTCAACGAGGGACGCTAGATTATAAAATCCGTAGTCTTCTGTGTACGATGAAAAGCGGAAGTTAATTATTACCGATCTTACACGAGCCCAAAGATCCACTTACTCAGCGAATCTCTCATCTGTACGAGACTGTCCATCGCGTAGGACTTGAAGTCTTCCATGAAGGATTCGGCCGTCCTGGTCAGGACTTTTATCTGTTGGCTCAAGCCCCTTGTCCACGGATCGATGTCGGCTTCCAAATCGTTGCCGAAACCGAATATCCGGTGTCCGGGTTCGGTTTTATCCACCATTATATTCGACCGATCGTTGTCATCGTAGACGTGATAATTTGTTTTGTACTCAGCTGTGTTACAGAAATTATATCGATTGTATATAAATTGAgatgactattttttttttgttggccAATATGTAATCCATAAAAAATTCctatcactctctctctctctctctgttggCTGTACTTGCACCTTTCAACTTTGTTCCAATGCGCATAAGACAGAATTTATTGTATTCTTTTTCAGCACTAACTACCATATAATTAGCATTAACTGTACTCTTATTTTCTTCTAAATATACTCGATTTTAATTTCAGCTTGCGAATGGCTTGCCAAGGTACAACaaataaatcaaatcaaatcaTTACAATATAATTTCATACTTCTTTAAACTTGAACAATAAAATAACGTTCTGATCCAATCTAATAATCCCTTTGTAGCTGTTTTTATTCTTAGCTATAACTGCGTCGCTTCTTTACTCCTAAAATtgttctacattttttttattcctataTTTCCCTGCTATCTTTTTATAATTTCCACATTTTCTGGCAGACGTAGATTATTCTTCTGTATCCGACTACGATTTTATCATCATCCGATCCCGCTATAGAAATATCGTAACGAACACGCTACCGACCGTCCATGTCTCTTTCTCTGTATAAGATCTATAAAGTaacgaaattttcaagaacCAAAGAGAagcaaataaaatttgacgTTTCTTCTTCACTCTTCCGGAAAGAGCAGAGGATATTGGTTGATACAACTTACCTTCGACTTGAGAGAGGGCGACGCATAAAGCAACGGTAGCGAATAAGATCTTCATTTTCGGTGATGGGAAGGGAGGGAAAAAGGAATGacgaaagaaggaaagaacgAGTCCCTTTCCCCCGAATTCGAAGCGTTTCCGATACACCCGGCACTCGGTTCTTCCGGTCCCTCGCtattatcgttatttataTACGGATACTTGTTTatcgttgtaaaataaatcaggTACGTCCGGTTTGCGATACAGTTGATTACGTGTGTTTCAAATCTCGCACTGCAGACTAAGCCGCGAGTCGAATACGCCGGGTCTTTTAATACGTTTATAGCCGGTATCACGTTTCTGACTATCCAAGCAATATGACTAATTGCCAATGGAAATTGACCGATAAGTAGATCGGTTCTGATTTACAACCTAATTTTTACTTCCATCAATCATTTCCATTGCAATTATACTTTTCAACTCCTACGGTTGACGGGTCGATTCTTTCACGCGTTATCGCGCAGCTGCTGTAATTATTCAATCTTTAATTTCAACCTTCACATCCACAGCTCCTAAATCAGTAACGAAGAATCATACGAAGCGTATTAAACCGGGAAGAAAATAGCGCAGGTTTTCAATATGAGACAAGGATAATTATAGGAAGTAAAAGGCCGTTTTGTATTGcacaatttcttatttttttatcaaaggTCCAATTAATTCTCAGGATCGTgtgagatttttgaaaatcgattcgaATTTCTCCCGCGTCTTATAGCACgaattaatttacaatttcaaaatggaTGAGCATGTCGGAATAATTTTACGAAAGTGAACGTATAGATATGATTCGGGGCATCATCCAGAGATAGAAAATCGGCTCTTCGAATAACAGCCTCCGTTTACCTGACGaggttgttgtttttttttttttttttttttttcttctcatcttcCCACTTCCCCATAAAACAGTTTTTGGCCAaggaaggattttttttttccccgcgtCGCAGCTTCGCGTGActtcgagagaaaaaaaaaaaaaaaaaaacttctcaaCTTTTTAGAGCACGGCTATTTCCACCGGGATTCGTCGGCCGTCTTGAATTCCCGCATCGCGAATATGCAGGGAAGAAAAGAGTCGTCCGATCTAAAAGCAAAGTTGGACTTCTGTTTATTTGGCGTCACGtcggtgagaaaaatttcagtcatcgttttttttttttttttttctcttcattttctttgCACGCGAGCTTCCGCCGTTTAATCGCTTTC includes the following:
- the LOC124219115 gene encoding uncharacterized protein; the encoded protein is MKILFATVALCVALSQVEAEYKTNYHVYDDNDRSNIMVDKTEPGHRIFGFGNDLEADIDPWTRGLSQQIKVLTRTAESFMEDFKSYAMDSLVQMRDSLKDYGFYNLASLVDEVRKFVRKNFRRSFDHEEPVRTRRTKSTNRRA